The genomic DNA GTCGGGGTGAAGATGATTTGCGGGTGCAAATTTGTCAGAGTTTTCAGAAGTCAATGTTTTGCGTAACAACAGCCGCAATTTTAGGATTAGCACCTTATCCGATTGATACTTCTGATGCGGAGGAACAAAAGGCTAATCGTGCTTATTTGGAAAATTGGATGGATCGATTTGTAACGTCTCAATTAGACTTTGTTAATAAGCCAACGGAAAGAGCCTGTCAACTTTTCCCGGAAAGAAAGAGTTAGAATTAGCTCTTTGCATAGGGCCCAGAAACCGGGTTTTTTACGAAAATACTTCGTTATAACCCATAGACTCGGCAAAAAACCCGGTTTCTTTAGTCGCAGAGTAATTACCAATTACCAATTACAAAAACTGACTATTAGCAAAACGAACAGTTTAAGCTACAACAAAATTAACCAACTTTCCTGGAACCACAATCACTTTTTTAATCTCCTTACCTTCAAGGTAACGCTGTGCAACCTCCGACTCACGAGCATACTTTTCTAAAGCATCCTTATCAGTAGTAGCAGGAACTTGAATTGTGCCGCGAGTCTTGCCCATAATTTGAATCACCAGAGTAATTTCATCAGCAATTAAAGCAGAGAGATCCGCAACAGGCCAAGTTTGATGATGTACAGATTCACTATTGCCAATAATCTGCCATAACTCCTCAGCAATATGCGGCGCAAAAGGTGCTAAGAGCAAAATTAGCGTTCTCATACCTTCAGCATAAATTGGCGAGTCTTTGCAAGTAGAATCGCTAATTGCATTACTGAGCTTCATCATTTCAGAGACAGCCGTATTAAATTGATAATCCCCCTCTAAATCCTCCGTTACTTCCTTAATTGCCGTGTGAATTGCCCGCCGTAAATCCTTCTCAACTTTGCTCAAAGAGGTAGGAACTTCCTCCTGTTTACCAACAGAATTGGGAAGAGTAGCACCAAACTCCGTTACCAACCGCCAAACGCGATTTAAAAAGCGAAATTGCCCTTCAACATCAGCATCATCCCACTCCAAATCTTTCTCTGGTGGCGCTTTAAATAAAATAAACATTCGCGCCGTATCTGCCCCATATTTAGCCATTACTTCCAAGGGGTCAACACCATTATATTTCGATTTGGACATCTTTTCATAAAAGACTTCCAAGGCTTCGCCGGTCTGCGGATCTTTAGGATTAGTAGAGTCTATGTTTGCTGAGGGAACGTATTTCTTAGTCACGGGATTTTTATACGTAATTCCCTGTACCATCCCTTGAGTTAATAGCCGCTGGAATGGTTCGTCAAAATCGATCAAACCGCAGTCTCGCAATACCTTGGTAAAGAAGCGCGAATACAATAAGTGTAAAATCGCGTGTTCGATTCCTCCTACATATTGATCTATCGGCATCCAGTCATTTGTCTTTGCCGAATCAAACACGCTTTCCTCATTATTGGCATCGGGAAAACGCAAGAAATACCAGGAAGAATCAATAAAGGTATCCATCGTGTCAGTCTCCCGCTTTGCAGGCGTTCCGCAACTAGGACAAGGCACATTTACCCAATCTTCTAAATGTGCTAAAGGCGAACCGCCGCGCCCTGTAAATTTCACATTTTCTGGCAATAATACAGGCAAATCTTCATCAGGTACAGAGACACTTCCGCACTGAGGACAATGAATTACTGGAATGGGTGCTCCCCAATAACGTTGACGAGAAATTAACCAATCTCGCAAGCGATATTGTACTCGCGCTTTGCCATAACCTTGATTTTCGGCGTGGCGAATAATAGCTTCTTTCCCCTTAGTTGAAGCCATACCATTAAACTCACCAGAATTAATCATAATTCCAGGTTCAGTATAAGCTGCTGTTAGTGGAAGTTCATCATCATCGACAATTACAACTTTAATGGGCAACTGATTTTGATTAGCAAATACAAAATCCCGCGTATCGTGAGCAGGTACGCCCATAACTGCCCCAGTGCCGTATTCAAACAGGACATAATCAGCAATCCAAATGGGTATTTCCTCATTTGTAAAAGGATTAATTACTTTGCCACCAGTGGGAATACCGCGCTTGGGCTTATCTTCGGCTGTCCGGTCTAATTCACTTTGGGTAGAAACTTCTTTAATAAAGGCTTCTACAGCAGTCATTCTTTCAGTTGTTGTTACTTTCTTTGTTAAAGGATGTTCCGGTGCGAGGACAATGTAAGTAACACCATAAACCGTATCGGGTCGAGTAGTAAATACGCCTATTTTTTCATCCATTC from Kamptonema formosum PCC 6407 includes the following:
- the leuS gene encoding leucine--tRNA ligase, giving the protein MQPYTPLSIEQKWQKAWTEQGLDKTPETSDKPKFYALSMFPYPSGNLHMGHVRNYTITDVIARLKRMQGYRVLHPMGWDAFGLPAENAAIERRIPPEKWTYQNIAQMRYQLQQLGFSIDWSREVATCSPNYYRWTQWLFLQFFKAGLAYQKEAAVNWDPIDQTVLANEQVDSEGRSWRSGAIVERKMLRQWFLKITDYAEQLLNDLDKLSGWPERVKLMQANWIGKSVGAYLEFPIVGMDEKIGVFTTRPDTVYGVTYIVLAPEHPLTKKVTTTERMTAVEAFIKEVSTQSELDRTAEDKPKRGIPTGGKVINPFTNEEIPIWIADYVLFEYGTGAVMGVPAHDTRDFVFANQNQLPIKVVIVDDDELPLTAAYTEPGIMINSGEFNGMASTKGKEAIIRHAENQGYGKARVQYRLRDWLISRQRYWGAPIPVIHCPQCGSVSVPDEDLPVLLPENVKFTGRGGSPLAHLEDWVNVPCPSCGTPAKRETDTMDTFIDSSWYFLRFPDANNEESVFDSAKTNDWMPIDQYVGGIEHAILHLLYSRFFTKVLRDCGLIDFDEPFQRLLTQGMVQGITYKNPVTKKYVPSANIDSTNPKDPQTGEALEVFYEKMSKSKYNGVDPLEVMAKYGADTARMFILFKAPPEKDLEWDDADVEGQFRFLNRVWRLVTEFGATLPNSVGKQEEVPTSLSKVEKDLRRAIHTAIKEVTEDLEGDYQFNTAVSEMMKLSNAISDSTCKDSPIYAEGMRTLILLLAPFAPHIAEELWQIIGNSESVHHQTWPVADLSALIADEITLVIQIMGKTRGTIQVPATTDKDALEKYARESEVAQRYLEGKEIKKVIVVPGKLVNFVVA